Below is a genomic region from Vitis riparia cultivar Riparia Gloire de Montpellier isolate 1030 chromosome 16, EGFV_Vit.rip_1.0, whole genome shotgun sequence.
gatttattataaactttttactaaataaataaaataatatattgaatttttttattttttaatatttaataaaaataaaatattataaaaacaaataacctaatatttaatactattaagtataaaagtcttatttaaaattaagtaaaaaaacaaacatcatctaattttaaaaaaaatagttttcaatatttaattttaacaagaaaaaaaatgaaaatgaattaaatataattaaaaatttatatattttaaaattattgaatttctttcctccacttttatttttgttttcttacatttttcctTAGTCCCGAATTTTCATTGGCTGTAAAATCGAATGACTAACTCTTCATACTTAAACATACATTCCATGGCGTAGAAATAAACTTTGTTAGAGCCATTTCTACACCTTCTAAGAAGCATTGCTCCtagaaattttaacaaaaaaatttttgtggacaattttgtttgaatttccAAGATTTTGCGCTGGATATACAAAAATTTCAGGCTGATTAGGCTGAAATTTGCAAATTCTCCTAATTCATCAAATGAATATACCTTGAAGTAATATTTGAAAACCATCAATGCACCAACTGTAAATTGTAATGCAAATGTATTCTTCTgggtgaaagaaaaagaatccaTATTTAGTGTACAAACTCAAAACCTATAAATTCTTAGAACTCAAACACCCTCCAACAACCTCTCctgaatttagaaaaaaaaaaaaatggacaaaagAATTGTCCAAATCTGTAGGACAGTGTATACAAACCCTAAAATAGCAGTGTAATTCCATGTTCAAACCAACTTCCAAGAAAAACCTTCTACCTAACATTGCTGGAAAGGGATGCTAATGCAGATTCGATGGAATTTCGCAATTTCCCTCTCAAGCTGGAAACAGTATTTCCCAACGTGTCACAGGAACCAGTCTCTTGGGGATCGAACTCCTTACCCTGCAAGGCTTGGAGCTCCCTTTCCAAGTACCTGCTAAGACTGGAATCGGCGATGTTGATGAGACTGAGGGCAGCATTTGTGTGCATGAATTTTGTGAGGAACAGGCCTGCTAGAATCGACTGGTCTGCCTTGACAAGCTCTGAAATGAAACAAGGGAAGAGAGTTCTTCTGAAGAGAAGCAGAATGGGATTGTTTGATTCTTGATGTTTGAGCTTTGATAACTGGGCTTCTTGATACTGGCGAGAGAAGTTTCCAACCAAATAGCAGAGATAAGAGAAGGTGGTACCATAGGAAGATTGGGTGATGATATTTGATATGATCCCGGATGATAATACAAGGAGTAAAAGCTCATGGTCCCTGCCAATGGTGTCTGAGATGCCTCCTTGTTTCAGCTTTTCTTCAACTGAATTTACACACTGCAGCTGCATTGCTTCATAGGGCAGTAACAACACCATCTTCAGAGCAACAAAGCAATCCACCCCAAGTACTGTCTGGGTCAAGCTCTGGGCATCATCTTCATCAAGCAACATTCCATTTGATTTTGTCAATGACCGGTCGATCAGTTTTAGCAAATCGCTGAATCGAGATTGCATAATGAGTTTTTTGAAGATTTCCATCCAACAGGCATGTAAAGGATGAACAGAGAAGGAACTCTCTTTGTTCTTTTCCTTCTCAGCCGGTTCTTCCTCCTGAAAGCTTTCCCAGCCCTCATCCCAATCCTCACTGCTCCAGTTGTTTCCTGTATCATGTGCTTCTGGAGAAGTTTCAAAGTCCCTCTCAATCACAAAAAGCCCTTCCCATTCACCTAAAACAGCAAGCAGAGCATCAATATGAGGATCCGTGGTGGCAGCTCCACACAATCTTGAGAAGCATGAAACTGCAGCATCCACAGTCAAAAGATCATCAGGGGTAATTTCTATGCTGGATGAGATGGCTGCTACCAGCTGGGATGATTTAAGGGCAACCAAAGTACTCGTAAACCTGCTAGATGTATCTGCATGATCTGGGAGTCCTTGATTGGTAGTAGTCTCGCTGCTTTTACTTGTGAAGTGCAACTCATGCCAATCTTCCCATGGAAGAATGTTAGATTTCAGCTCAGCAGAAAAGCCTTTGATATTTCCACCTGAGATGAATTGCATAAGCTCTAGAGCATAAACTCGAACATGACTTGGTAGCTCCAAGTTATCAGAAAACATGACTATTCTCTCCCAAACTGCATGCCTGACCCTCGTCAGGTCCTCCAAATTACCTTCCAATTTACTCAGAGATGATAACAAACGATGTAAATTCTGGTGTTCATGGGATTCAGCAACCAAGTTCTGTAAAATGGGGTCCAATATATTTAAATAGAGATGGGGAAGATCCTGAACACCATCAAAGTTTCCTTCTGTGTCAATTAACAAAGTTGAGCTGGATGGACGCTTCAATGCTGCTTCAGAAAATACTTCTGCAATGGCTCCAAATCTGCAACCAGAGAAAACCATAGCTCTGCAAAAGAAGAAAACCTCAACAGCAGATCCACCTACCAGACCATAATTGACATAGCCAAGAACAGTATTCCAGCCCTGACTGGGGGAGACACTCTCCTCCATCACCAACCTTATGAAAACCTTGAGACACTTCGTTAAACTCTCTGGATCAAACTCGAGTTTTTCTCTTGAAGTTTCATGGGACACAGTTTCCATCATATCATCAGTCAGTTTGATCCAGAAATTTAAAAGCACAATGAGGCAGTCCTGCCATGTTGAGTTATCAGGTAGACCCTCTGAATAACCCTTAAGAGGAATGATCACTGTGAAGTACCTCTTCATAATGTCCAGAGAATCTGAATGTCCCAAGAGACTGATATACAGTCTGCAAGAATCATAGTTCTGCTCAAGTTCACTAATTAAGCTCTGAAGGTTTTCAGGGTTTTCAATATGGTTATCAGTTTTAGCTCTAGCCTCCAAAGCCATCAACAAGCTCAGAACATGGTGTTTGTATACATCCTGCCATGATATGAGACCCTCAGGCATCGGGTTAGTATACATGTTGACAAGGTTTTGCACCATTTTTGCCAATGCCTCCAAGCTATGTTCATCAATGTGATTGAGAACTTCACTTTTGAAGCATTTGATGTTCAAACCACCTAATACAGCAATATTTTTGAAGTTAAGATTCTTAATAAAGGAGACTCTTCTGCATTCTTGCTCAACGACCTTGTAAAAATGAGCTAGCCCAATAGTAGATGCTTGTACTGGCTCAGAATGTATAACTGGTAATGGTTGTTTGATTTCTTCCAACTTCAAGTAGCAATCAGAAAGCAGGCTATATATGTAAGCAAGGCGTGGTTTGTTGCTTCCATCAATTGCAGGGTAGATAATCAAGGAAATGATCTTGATAGCTTCAACAGCACAAGCAAGCATTTCACCCTTAACTTCTGAAAATTCAGCTATGATATCATCTTCAGCCCAAACCTCAGAAATAAGGACAGAGTTTAGGAACCGCAATAGCATCTACAAGGAATTAAAACAGATTccattaatagattaaaatagGCATGCATTTTTCTTCTAAGATTATGTTTTGAAAGATTAATATATGCAAAACTGCATACCTCAGTGTGATTCAAGCCATATGTATCAGCTAATTTCAACACATCCTTCAAAATATGTTTCTTCTCCAACTTTACTGATTCAATTAGTGAGAGAACAACACTCTTAATGTAGGCAAAATCCCCAGACAAAAAGCGGGCAGTTTCCACTCCAGGAATTATTTTCTCTAATACTCTAGAATGATCTGCTAAGCGCTTCTGCTCTTCTAATTTTAGTTTCCATTCTCTCCAAAAAGTAGATTGTACTTTGTCAAGTTTGTCTATTTCATCTGAATTCAAAAGATTGGACATGAGAAATCATATAATAATGTAATAGCTTGGAAAATAACACAAACAATATCCTCTTTCaagtaattttttgaaaaccacaAGCATTGTAAATGAAAGTGTTCCATTCTAGATTTTAGGAGTCAAATAAAGCAGAAAGAAAATCACCCAAACTATGTGACATGTGCTTCTCCTGAAACTTCCTCAGCAGCAGCTCCCTCCTCTGGGCAGGACCTTCACACTCAACTCCAGAGCTGTGTACTAAACTATATGTCATCCCCACCTTCATCATGCTAGAAATTTCTTGATAATCCAATCTTGTTTTCAGCTGCTCTTCTATTATTTCAATCCCATTAAAGGCATCCACAAGATTTAGCAGAAAGGAGCAACCCATGAGATCCTCATCCCCAGTAACAGGTGGTTCTATAATTGATTTTGCTAGAGAGGCAATCAGATCATCTCTAGGAGCAAAACCATTCCTTGCCAACCAGGACAGAATGCTCAATATAGCTTCAGTTCTCACACTTATGTACTGCTTTCCAGGAATTGAGCTAGGAATATATTTCTTACCATGTTCTGTCTTCCTACTCAATTCAAGCAACCATGGAAGCTGCAATGCAGCAAAAGACAAAATTTTTCCATTCTCTCTCAAAAGAGATTCCCAATCAGTCCCATTTTCCAAGGGTAAATCTTTAGCAACAACAGAAAGCATGTTTTTTATGTCATTGAAATGATCTTCTTGATCAACATTGTCAACCCCTTCAACTAGTTTAGAGCAATCTCTTAGATTAATAATATCTTGAATACTGTGAACTGGAAGTGAGATAACAGAGGAACCTTGAATTGAGAAATTGGGAGGATTTGTCCCTGTCGACATCATCAATGTCTCACACTGGCCTTGCGTATCTAGATCTTTCCATGCATGTAGCAGTTCACCAATGGATTCCTCGTCACAATGACTCAAGGCAAAACCTAGTAGCTGCTTTCGAGAATTTATATCCATGTTTTCAAGAGCAGGACCCCTTGCTATAGCAGCACATAAGTCCCAAATGGGACCATGTCCTTTCTTTGCCAAACTAAGGCAGAGATCAAAGGCCAATTGTAGATCACCAGCAACCGCAGCTTCTCTTGCAATAGCTTCTTCAACAGCTGATACATCATCCTGAGAATTCAATCCAAGGAGTTTGGCAATTTCAATGAGTTCATCAACCTGCAGATAAGCTCCAGCTTGACTTGTTATTGCCATTTTAATGATTTCCATAGGATCTTTTATTTGCCTAAATTGCATTGGCAAAAGAGTGACTCCTAGTTCTGGAAGTTTAACAGTGAGAGCATCAATTACATCAGCCTCTGCTTTGACATTTCTACTACCTGGAAAGAGCTTCAGACATTCCTTAGCCTTCCAGATCTGAAACAAGTTACAGCAGCATAATCAGTGACGAATTTGAATGGGGATATTTTGTGGCAAAGATCAGAGTTAgaatatatttaacttttaacaaaattagatttttgagaATGTCTCAATCACAATAacattaaattatattgatCATGCTGCATATTCAGGAAGACAACCCCTGGTGTATCTCATTAGTTTTTTATGACAACAGTGAAGTAGCTGTTAATTATAAGTAACACTCATGGAAGTTTAGAATCtctaggtttttaaaaatacacaGGATCTAAACAGTATACATGAAATGTAATTTTGTACATTATAGCTATTAATGAGGTTACCTGTGCTTGAATAAATCATAGGATTAACATCACAGAAATACTCCATTGGTAAATCTGCCAAACCTAGACCTTGTGGTCCATGTTTAGCAAATTTCCAACCTCCCTTTAGGGTGGACTGTGTCATCAAagcaaaattataaatttactGGTCTAATTATTTTGTACATTGAAACCAACTCATCAGGACTAAAACTTTTGAAAGGGAAAAAGTTGCAACATGGGTTTTGTGTATCCAAGCTAGAAAAGGAGAGGTGAAGAATGTGGACAATAAAATAACAAGTAGCCTAGCCATTATGAATTCACCTAGAATTGCATAAACATGATCATTTCCATAGCTTTTCTGCTGCTAGGTTGGATCATGTACCACATCCACACCAAAATGAAATCAGCATCAGAAGGGAATTATCATGTCATGTATGATGTCCAACTTTTTGAATGTGTGTTGTGCAAGAACTCACAACAATAGGACTACAAGAAAAAGAAGTGCAACGATAAGGAAAGCAGCATCACGATGTGCTGATGCGATTCTATAGCTTCCCAAGCAGACATAAAACCATGTATGAAGTTTGCCGTAttaataaattacaatttagaATCTTGAATATATATTAATCCATTCCTTAAATACTCCTAGACAATCATAGAATATAACCTGTTAATGACTTACTTCGGAGCAAGCGAGACTTGAAGCTGAGAAAAAATACTCTCTTGCAGCTTGAATGACTAGATTTTCTGCCTTCTCTGATGCCAAAGAAACTGGACCAGTACCCTTTAGATAATTCCTTGCGAGAGAAAACTTCCCAGCTTTCAGCAGTCCCCTACAGAATTCAGTCAACATATACTCTAGATCCAGAAAAGGAAATACTTTTTCTTGCAAGTACTGCATATCACGCCACATGTTTGCCCAATCATTATCTGACCGGCTGGGCTGTCGACgaacaaattttgaaagtatGAGACGAAGAATCTGTTTTACACCCTTTTCATCTGAATGTGCCTCTACAAAGAAATTTAATGGCTTTGGAACCTGAATACAAATACGTGCGATTAAACACTAAGTCTACCTGTCACAGTCAATTATATGCATAATCATCAACAATATACTACAGTAATCATGAATCGCGGCATGAAATGGCTCCTATCATTTTTGACACAATGTTAGAATCAGGAATTCCACGTTGCAAATATATAATTGGGGAGGCTAGAAAATTCCATGCATAACTATTTTTCTCTAGCATAAAATGGCTCCTATCATTTTTGACACACTGTTAGAATCAGGAATTCCACGTTGCAAATATATAATTGGGGAGGCTAGAAAATTCCATGCATAACTATTGTTCTCTAGCATAAAATGGCACCTATCATTTTTGACACAATGTTAGAATCAGGAATTCCACATTGCAAATATATAATTGGGAATGCTAGAAAATTCCATGCATAACTATTGTTCTCTATACGTAGAAGACACTGAAGTTCTAACTCCAAACTATCATTTGACTGgcagaaaaaacaaataaaaaattagcatTAACTTCACTCCATAGGCTACCTTCTCCAGGAACATGATAGAAGACAGCTGGTCATTTGAGATGTTACAGTAAATGCACCATACTGCTCCCTAGATGGTTACAGAAGCTGTATCTTCTAgtgttttcccacaattcccTCTCATAAAACCAGGTAAACTACCATAATGCAGTTCAAGTAATGAATCATAGCCTCATGAGGGGAATTCCATAAAATACAAGAAAGCCAGAACCCACATCATGCAAGCATGTGATAGTCTATGGTGCTATCCAGGGTTATAACATTTACATTTATCAAAAGTCATGTACTATAGTCACTCTTGTTCTAATTATCCACAGTACCTacagttgatttttttttttttcccttcagtTCCAGAAAGGGAGTATTCTCTCTATTCCAGGCATCTATTTCAGTAGAGATAGAAACTAAGAATATTCTCAATATTCTCACTATTTCGATTGTTTTGAACTGATTTAAATAGATTCACATTCAGCTCTAGACAAATAAGGTACAAAGGCAAAACCAATTACTTTGAATCAAGAAGATGCATTTACCATACCATTCCATCCCAGCTTCCAGTTTAATAGGGAAGACTAATCAATGGAAGATGGCTATAAAATATACCATATAACCCCTATATCATTTGTCAGCCAGGTTGCAGTTTAGTTTCTGGGGACACCAAAATGAGAATAACTAGCACTCACCATCAATTTCTAGTGACACATTCTCCCAAAAAAGCAATTACAGAGATCTCATCCATATAATTCCCTCTATAAAATATCCAAAGCCCAAAAGAATCACTCATGCAGAGCATAACTCTGACCTGGTAATATGCCAACAGCCGCCCAGCTTCAATATGTCCTTCAGCCAGCTTAAGTCTTTGCTCAAGGcccttgaaatatttttcagtATCTGTCAGGTATAGATATTCCCCATTATGTTCAAGGAGACAAAATCCAGTACCCAAGATGGTGATATTGATTTAATTAGATATATATTTAAATCTACAAGTAcacatatatacaaaaaatggTCATGCACTGCAACACCACCTTGAATTTATGGAATCCTATTGGAATGCCAGATGTACATCcaaatttaaacaataaaaggaaaagaggaaaCGATTGACCATATATGTTTCCTTGCTGAAACAATAACAGGGCAAACTAGGAATCAACTCTAATTATGAGGTCACAAATCAAAGAGTCAGGTGCGGCCATGAAGCAAGGCGTTTTTGAGTTATGTAATTATAGTCTTAGCATTAAGTTCCAAACTAGCTTGTATAGAGTTGTATCTCAATAGGTTGCTACCCTACGACTAGACTCTGTTATACAGGGGATCTCCATGGCATACACTACACACTGTTGCTACCTTGCAATacagtaggaaaaaaaaacatggtttCCAGATTAACAAATTTCTGAAAAAAATTGGatcataataaaagaaaattttggacaaAAGAAACTTTTGGATATCATGGTATATGACCATGTTCCTTTGGTGTTTTTTACCATAAGggattaagaaattttttctttaatgatcCTTTTTATTCTTGGTTTCAAGATGATTCTCAACCATGAAATCTCCAATGTACTGTCACAGAAAACACAAGCAAAGTTGCTTCCTGTATGAAAAAATGcaataatgaaaatgttttaaccTAAGCTACTTTTTAGAGAAAGTTTATTTTGGATCATTTAGCCTGGTCTAATCCCAAGCCATGAGTACTCTAACCTCATCCAAATGTGAAGACTGACCATCCCATCATAATATCTGTTTATAAATAGGAAACATCATTTATCATGATTGAGATCAAATCCATACACAGCACAACTTACCTTGTACATGTGGAAGCTTTGATAAAATGGCACTCATTGTACTCCACCTATCTGTAACAGTGCACAAATATAAGCACTGCAGAGCACAATATGCAGCTTCAACCTCATCCTTGAAAATGCCTGTACTTTCAAAGTCCTTGCACCCTTCCTCAATGACAATCAAGCAAATATCTAATTTATTCTCCAAAGCAACCTCCTTCAGCCATCTAACCAGAAATGACTCAGCCTTCTTATAATCTACAGAAAAAAGACTATCTGCCACTAGAGCTTCAGAAAGTGACGTTAcatcttgaaaactattttgcATAAATGGAATTGCTTTATCACGTAATCTTTCAACGACATTTTCTTCTTTGACTCCCTTAAGCATCATCTTGAACTTCTCATAGTCAGATAACTGTTCCCATGCACAAAGATTCATGGTGAAATTTATTTCAGAATCACTGCCATCAGAATATATAAGCTGGTGCAAGTATGTGATATCCTCATAGAATTGCTGCAATTCCCCAATCCCCTTACGACAAGCAAAATCAATCAAGCACAGGCAGTTGTCTAGCTGCCCACTAAAAGTATCAATATCTCTAGCTCTATTCTTGTACCAACTAGAAAGTTCATCAGCTGATGGCCAAGAGAATCCCAAGATCTGCCTCACAATGGGTTCAGTTCTGATGCGAACGCTGCTGTCTTTATCCTCAGGTAGTCTGTTGATAAAGCTTACCATCTTTTCACATTCAACCCAATCTTCTTCCCTCAGAGCAAAACTGGTAGGAGGAGACCTCCCAGGAAGGAGCTGCCCATATGTTTGAACTGGAATTGTTTCAGGGACAGCAGCTAAAATTTCCAACATGGAAGGAGTGAGTGTATAAGGATGACGCTTGAAAAGGAGGTTTAAGGCCCCAATTTTTCCACTTTCAGCAAGTGCAACAGCAGCTTCATTGATAGGCATAATGCGAAATTTGTTGTATTCCTGCACAGAGAACCTGCACGAGACTAGGTTGTTAAGCTGCAAGTCAGTGGAAACCATCTGAAGAATGGAACCCAAACTAGACAAGAATCCTCAAAAAAGCTTAATAATATGATACAAAGTGTAAACTTTAAACAcatttcctttttgtaaagaaagcATTCAGCAACATTAGGGAAGGgcataataatataaaattaatgaattctTCATActcatcaaagaaaataaagtaaaatgaaCGAAAATacacaataaaattattaatacttacaaagtcaataatttttagttaatcCATATGGGAATGATAATCTTAAGCTAGCATTTGAGAAACATAGGTAGATTTCCAAGTCCCGGTAGAAAGTCTTGAGAAATTCTTGAAAAGATGGGATTCAGCCATAAATGAATTGAATAGGTTTAATGGTGCATATTAATAGCAAAGTTTTCTGTTCTTGTAAATGGTAAcccttttggtttttttagaGCTCTAGGGGATTGAGACAAGGGGACCATCTCTCgccttatttatttgtgttgGCAATGGAGGCATTGAGTTGTCTTTGGAGAAGGCAAGGGGGTGGCTATTTGTTAGGCTTCAAGGTGAGGGGGAAAGGCGGCTAGGGAGTGGAGGTGTCCCACCTGTCATTTAAAGATGATATGTAGGTTTTTTGTGAGGATTCATTTAAGTTAGTTGCTCATGTGGTTCAAAGCAATCTCGtgcaaatagatgttttctgTGTAAAAATGAAGGGGAATCAATTAATCACATTCTCCTTCACTATGTCAAATCAAAGTTTTATGGAAGCTATTGTTCTCCTTATTTGGCAGAGTTTGGGTGCTCGCTTCTACAATCAAAGAAACTTTTTTAAGTTTGCATGACTTCTTTGTaggaagaaaatggaagaaggtAAAGAAAACTACTCCTCAAtggtgaaagaaaagaaatcaacgAGCATTCGAAAATGAGGGGCAGTTTGATCAAAAGCTGAAATTTTCTTTCCTAAGTAACCTTTCTCATGAGTTAcattgtttgattgattttgtagattagTTAGGATtgtgttgagagagagagttgttttttgttctctttcttttgtgGCAAAGTCATTTGGTGCTCATAGTATGTGTCCTATCCACTTGAGtgtactgtttttttttttttttgctgtatATTTCAATGTTtattacctaaaaaaaaaattatttctataaacAGTTTTATATTGTTCTCATACCCATTCCACTGTCATTGACCATAGAAGCGGAAAAGGAGCATACAGATTCATGATTTCAAAATTATGCCTCTCGTGATATCAAAAGCACATAAAATTCACGAGGTAGATAATTCATtaataaagaagatgaagaacaagGCATACAAGAAAAGGTAAGCAACGAAACAAATGCTAATTGGAATGCAGGAATTTATATGGTAATATAGCAAAAGAAAACCCCACAGCAAGGGGAAGGATATTCCATCTCTAATATCTATAGATAGGCTTTCACCTTTCAGCACACATGCACAATCATCCAAGCTTAACTAGGGAATTCATCCAAAATCTAATCAAAACACCACTCAAATAactatatttagttttaaaaagtgCAGGTTTTTAGGGGGGAAAAATCAAGCAATTATGTCATATGACTCATACCTGCCCATGTTTATCCCAAGAAATGTCTCCAGCCTGTCTCTAAACTGCAATAACTGTAGTCTTACTTTAcgaaaatcccaaatttggccatTCCCATGATCATCTGATTCAGAAAACCTATACCGACTAGTTAGATGGAGCCCATAGGCAAGTAAAGCCTTCACAGCATCTTCCGTTGGTCCAACTTTATTAACACATTCAGATAATACAAAATCTTGATCTTTAATATTTGACAAAAGCgtgtttatttcatttattcctTGGCCAGAGTGCAACCATTGTGACTTTAAAACTTCATCTGTATCCAGTCCATGGCGAACAGCAAATTCCAAGGCTGCTTGATATTTTGTATTgctaattaaaatattatacattTCAGGAACAGATCTCTCTGAAAATGATATCAAGCTCCATTGTAATCTAGCAATGTCAGCCTGATTAAGTCTATCTTCTGTAACCAGCTCTATATGATGCAAATCACCTGTTTCACCATGAGTAGATATATTGTGTTTCTCCTCGGATGAAGTGCTCTCTAAGAGAAAAAATTGTCCTTGGAACTGCTGTACTCTTTCTAAAACAGGCATAGAATATACAGGATCATTTCCCAGAAGTTTTATACCACTAAGAATGTCAAGCATGATCACTGTGCCACTCCTTTTGGCAAGTACAAGGGTATGATCAGACCACCAAGTGAAATCCACAATACCATTTAAGAATTTTCCCACTTCATTTGACAAATTGTCTGTCTCTTGTGAGTCATTTCTCATTCCATAAGCAAAACTTGAAAGGGAACAGCATTCTCCATCCAGCTTAAAAATATCCAGGCATCCTGTCAGATCTAGAGTAGCCACGAATTTCCCATGTGGTGAGATTAGTACCTTTGAGGATGTTATCTGACCGATATAACCTTTTGGTTTGGAATATAAGCCTTCAACCTGAGTAGAGCACACTGGTTCCAGATCTAAGCTACTACTTCTACGCCAAAGAGAAAGATGATGGGATCCTGGAAGAAAAACATACAATTAATAAACTACTTAAGTTTAGAAGATCTTTGACCTGCCTACTAAAATCTGAAAGGCTCTTGTTCATGTTCACACTTCACTGAAAATgatagaaaagaataaaaaataaataaataaataaataaataaaaatcttaacATTATTCAACTAAAATATGATGTCATCTtggacttgaacctagaactAA
It encodes:
- the LOC117933461 gene encoding MAG2-interacting protein 2 isoform X1; the encoded protein is MAETVREVLYETRNHASRPYCSNYPPQQLNEGAKGSFLSLPRGLSQIKEKWSDYRRPKKLKRWVSLFVSLRGERVAVAAGNQITILQKDDNYQEPCGIFTSNSLGTFIYGAWSESHDVLGVCDDSETLYFIKGNGEEMARSTRAHLKVSSPIIGLIPQDDSDTRGSCLCSFNLLTSDGFLHNIEISQDPAVSISSFRTSSNGLTLKKQFPQHVFCLDYHVKLSLLIVVGSASSISITSSGTTGSHHLSLWRRSSSLDLEPVCSTQVEGLYSKPKGYIGQITSSKVLISPHGKFVATLDLTGCLDIFKLDGECCSLSSFAYGMRNDSQETDNLSNEVGKFLNGIVDFTWWSDHTLVLAKRSGTVIMLDILSGIKLLGNDPVYSMPVLERVQQFQGQFFLLESTSSEEKHNISTHGETGDLHHIELVTEDRLNQADIARLQWSLISFSERSVPEMYNILISNTKYQAALEFAVRHGLDTDEVLKSQWLHSGQGINEINTLLSNIKDQDFVLSECVNKVGPTEDAVKALLAYGLHLTSRYRFSESDDHGNGQIWDFRKVRLQLLQFRDRLETFLGINMGRFSVQEYNKFRIMPINEAAVALAESGKIGALNLLFKRHPYTLTPSMLEILAAVPETIPVQTYGQLLPGRSPPTSFALREEDWVECEKMVSFINRLPEDKDSSVRIRTEPIVRQILGFSWPSADELSSWYKNRARDIDTFSGQLDNCLCLIDFACRKGIGELQQFYEDITYLHQLIYSDGSDSEINFTMNLCAWEQLSDYEKFKMMLKGVKEENVVERLRDKAIPFMQNSFQDVTSLSEALVADSLFSVDYKKAESFLVRWLKEVALENKLDICLIVIEEGCKDFESTGIFKDEVEAAYCALQCLYLCTVTDRWSTMSAILSKLPHVQDTEKYFKGLEQRLKLAEGHIEAGRLLAYYQVPKPLNFFVEAHSDEKGVKQILRLILSKFVRRQPSRSDNDWANMWRDMQYLQEKVFPFLDLEYMLTEFCRGLLKAGKFSLARNYLKGTGPVSLASEKAENLVIQAAREYFFSASSLACSEIWKAKECLKLFPGSRNVKAEADVIDALTVKLPELGVTLLPMQFRQIKDPMEIIKMAITSQAGAYLQVDELIEIAKLLGLNSQDDVSAVEEAIAREAAVAGDLQLAFDLCLSLAKKGHGPIWDLCAAIARGPALENMDINSRKQLLGFALSHCDEESIGELLHAWKDLDTQGQCETLMMSTGTNPPNFSIQGSSVISLPVHSIQDIINLRDCSKLVEGVDNVDQEDHFNDIKNMLSVVAKDLPLENGTDWESLLRENGKILSFAALQLPWLLELSRKTEHGKKYIPSSIPGKQYISVRTEAILSILSWLARNGFAPRDDLIASLAKSIIEPPVTGDEDLMGCSFLLNLVDAFNGIEIIEEQLKTRLDYQEISSMMKVGMTYSLVHSSGVECEGPAQRRELLLRKFQEKHMSHSLDEIDKLDKVQSTFWREWKLKLEEQKRLADHSRVLEKIIPGVETARFLSGDFAYIKSVVLSLIESVKLEKKHILKDVLKLADTYGLNHTEMLLRFLNSVLISEVWAEDDIIAEFSEVKGEMLACAVEAIKIISLIIYPAIDGSNKPRLAYIYSLLSDCYLKLEEIKQPLPVIHSEPVQASTIGLAHFYKVVEQECRRVSFIKNLNFKNIAVLGGLNIKCFKSEVLNHIDEHSLEALAKMVQNLVNMYTNPMPEGLISWQDVYKHHVLSLLMALEARAKTDNHIENPENLQSLISELEQNYDSCRLYISLLGHSDSLDIMKRYFTVIIPLKGYSEGLPDNSTWQDCLIVLLNFWIKLTDDMMETVSHETSREKLEFDPESLTKCLKVFIRLVMEESVSPSQGWNTVLGYVNYGLVGGSAVEVFFFCRAMVFSGCRFGAIAEVFSEAALKRPSSSTLLIDTEGNFDGVQDLPHLYLNILDPILQNLVAESHEHQNLHRLLSSLSKLEGNLEDLTRVRHAVWERIVMFSDNLELPSHVRVYALELMQFISGGNIKGFSAELKSNILPWEDWHELHFTSKSSETTTNQGLPDHADTSSRFTSTLVALKSSQLVAAISSSIEITPDDLLTVDAAVSCFSRLCGAATTDPHIDALLAVLGEWEGLFVIERDFETSPEAHDTGNNWSSEDWDEGWESFQEEEPAEKEKNKESSFSVHPLHACWMEIFKKLIMQSRFSDLLKLIDRSLTKSNGMLLDEDDAQSLTQTVLGVDCFVALKMVLLLPYEAMQLQCVNSVEEKLKQGGISDTIGRDHELLLLVLSSGIISNIITQSSYGTTFSYLCYLVGNFSRQYQEAQLSKLKHQESNNPILLLFRRTLFPCFISELVKADQSILAGLFLTKFMHTNAALSLINIADSSLSRYLERELQALQGKEFDPQETGSCDTLGNTVSSLRGKLRNSIESALASLSSNVR